In Halovivax gelatinilyticus, the following are encoded in one genomic region:
- a CDS encoding CaiB/BaiF CoA transferase family protein, with the protein MHPLDGITVLSLESGVSAPLCTRQLGDLGAEVIKVERPGVGDNSRHWDNAVNGESSAHVWVNRNKRSLTLNLKRDEGAAVFRDLAAESDVVVQNFAPGAVDRLGFDYESLRDDDRRDESQADLIYVNISGYGRSGPYRDRKAYDMVMQGETGLILSNGSPDAPAKIPLSICDINAAMYATIGTITALYQRAMTGEGQELDVTMFGGVLSWLGYFPQKYWHEGEIPDRVGMRHHLLTPYGPHETADGDYINFAVLSEDHFEIFCRDVLERPDLLDDERFEGNESRIAHRETFESIVESEIADRDRDYWADRLQTAGIPWGDVNQIDEVLNHPQAEHLGLVKTIEAGDEEIPIIDNPIDFGAASVKREAMPDLGADSVDLLSSLGYSAEEIARLEADGVI; encoded by the coding sequence ATGCATCCGCTCGACGGAATCACGGTTCTCAGCCTGGAAAGCGGCGTCTCCGCACCGCTGTGTACGCGCCAGCTCGGCGATCTCGGGGCCGAGGTTATCAAGGTCGAACGCCCCGGCGTCGGTGATAACAGCCGACACTGGGATAACGCCGTCAACGGCGAATCGTCGGCGCACGTCTGGGTGAATCGAAACAAGCGCAGCCTCACGCTGAATCTAAAACGCGACGAGGGCGCGGCGGTCTTTCGCGATCTGGCGGCCGAGTCGGACGTTGTCGTCCAGAACTTCGCACCCGGTGCGGTAGATCGTCTCGGATTCGACTACGAATCGCTTCGCGACGACGACCGGCGCGACGAGTCCCAGGCCGACCTGATCTACGTAAACATCTCCGGCTACGGCCGGTCCGGCCCGTACCGCGACCGCAAGGCCTACGACATGGTGATGCAGGGCGAGACCGGGTTGATCCTCTCGAACGGCTCTCCGGACGCGCCGGCGAAGATTCCGCTGTCGATCTGTGACATCAACGCCGCGATGTACGCGACTATCGGAACGATCACGGCCCTCTATCAGCGCGCGATGACCGGAGAGGGCCAGGAACTCGACGTCACGATGTTCGGTGGCGTCCTCTCCTGGCTCGGGTACTTCCCGCAAAAGTACTGGCACGAAGGCGAGATACCGGATCGGGTCGGTATGCGCCACCACCTGCTGACGCCCTACGGCCCCCACGAGACGGCCGACGGCGACTATATCAACTTCGCCGTTCTCAGCGAGGATCACTTCGAGATCTTCTGTCGAGACGTACTCGAACGTCCGGACCTGCTCGACGACGAGCGGTTCGAGGGCAACGAGTCGCGCATCGCCCACCGCGAGACGTTCGAGTCGATCGTCGAATCGGAGATCGCCGACCGCGACCGCGACTATTGGGCCGATCGGCTCCAGACGGCGGGAATTCCCTGGGGCGACGTCAATCAGATCGACGAGGTGTTGAATCACCCACAGGCGGAGCACCTGGGTCTGGTCAAGACGATCGAGGCGGGCGACGAGGAGATCCCGATCATCGACAACCCGATCGACTTCGGCGCCGCGTCGGTCAAGCGGGAGGCGATGCCCGACCTCGGTGCCGACAGCGTCGACCTCCTGTCGTCGCTCGGCTACTCGGCAGAAGAGATCGCCCGGCTGGAAGCCGACGGCGTGATCTAG
- a CDS encoding LLM class flavin-dependent oxidoreductase: protein MTRPATLGFVEPGTEKFSSRTQAALASEAEAAGFDLVLIPETWGRDAFTRAGYIAAHVESVGLGTGIIPVHSRSPSLIAQSIATLDELAPGGAFLGLGLSSNYVIEQWHGIEFAPALRRQRETIEIVRQALSGEPLDYEGSVFDVEHFKMRFEPSPDIPVCVGAQGPTNCELTGGFADAWLPNRIPLASMDQLRDHVDRGAKKQDRDPSAVETIPFATTCILDDGETARTRASEEIAHYIGAMGDYTRESLTQLGFGDVAETVDERWQDDEKDAAVDAVSDELLDEITVSGTPEQAAETIERYGEETDGLIVLPAKSSSEAEIRETIDHISDILE from the coding sequence GTGACACGACCAGCCACGCTCGGCTTCGTCGAGCCGGGTACGGAGAAATTTTCGTCCCGAACGCAGGCAGCGCTAGCGAGCGAGGCCGAAGCCGCCGGGTTCGACCTCGTCCTGATCCCCGAAACCTGGGGCCGGGACGCGTTCACCCGGGCGGGGTACATCGCCGCCCACGTGGAGTCGGTCGGGCTCGGGACGGGCATCATCCCCGTCCACTCCCGATCGCCGTCGCTGATCGCCCAGTCGATCGCCACGCTCGATGAACTCGCCCCCGGCGGGGCGTTTCTCGGCCTCGGCCTCTCGTCGAACTACGTCATCGAACAGTGGCACGGGATCGAGTTCGCCCCGGCGCTGCGACGCCAGCGCGAGACCATCGAGATCGTCAGGCAGGCGCTCTCGGGCGAGCCGCTCGACTACGAAGGCTCCGTCTTCGACGTCGAACACTTCAAGATGCGCTTCGAGCCCAGCCCCGACATCCCGGTCTGCGTCGGTGCCCAGGGGCCGACCAACTGCGAACTCACCGGTGGGTTCGCCGACGCCTGGCTACCCAACCGCATCCCGCTCGCGTCGATGGACCAGCTTCGCGACCACGTCGATCGCGGCGCGAAGAAACAAGACCGCGATCCGTCCGCCGTCGAGACGATCCCGTTCGCCACCACCTGCATCCTGGACGACGGGGAGACGGCTCGCACACGCGCGAGCGAGGAGATCGCCCACTACATCGGCGCGATGGGCGATTACACCCGCGAGTCGCTCACCCAGCTCGGCTTCGGCGACGTCGCCGAGACGGTCGACGAACGCTGGCAGGACGACGAAAAGGACGCCGCCGTCGACGCCGTCTCCGACGAACTCTTAGACGAGATCACCGTCTCGGGCACCCCCGAACAGGCCGCCGAGACGATCGAGCGCTACGGCGAAGAGACGGACGGGCTCATCGTCCTGCCCGCGAAGTCGTCGTCCGAAGCAGAGATCCGCGAGACGATCGACCACATCTCGGATATTCTCGAGTGA
- a CDS encoding MaoC family dehydratase gives MRYWEEYEVGETYRTAGRTVTESDISQFVELCGLFEPIFTDVEYVREHTPYDERFAPGELTGSFALGNVIRSGFIENAISMLDLEQTFLEPVFAGDTIAVDIEVDSVSETSDDERGIVVFEYEVTNQRGDTVAEMTETALIARRPDGE, from the coding sequence ATGCGCTACTGGGAGGAATACGAAGTCGGTGAGACCTACCGGACGGCCGGGAGAACCGTGACAGAATCCGATATCTCGCAGTTCGTCGAGCTCTGCGGGCTGTTCGAGCCGATCTTCACCGACGTCGAGTACGTCCGCGAACACACGCCATACGACGAACGCTTCGCGCCCGGCGAACTGACCGGCTCGTTCGCGCTCGGCAACGTCATCCGGTCGGGATTCATCGAGAACGCCATCTCCATGCTCGATCTTGAACAGACGTTTCTCGAACCGGTCTTCGCCGGCGACACCATCGCCGTCGACATCGAGGTCGATTCGGTCTCGGAGACGAGCGACGACGAGCGGGGCATCGTGGTCTTCGAGTACGAGGTGACGAACCAGCGCGGCGACACCGTCGCAGAGATGACCGAAACGGCGCTCATTGCCAGACGGCCCGACGGCGAGTAA
- a CDS encoding amidase, which yields MGDSTPTELSPPSAAEIAAIADRIDMHLDDEEIEAVAAVAEGMIGAFERLDQLDEPTPSVDYPDRDAGERVSSADDPLNAWITACEVPGADAGPLAGYEIGLKDNVSVADVELTLGSSMVAGYVPEIDATIVTRLLDAGATITGKLNMEALALSASGELSDFGPCLNPRSTDHLAGGSSSGSAAAVVAGDVDVAIGTDQAGSIRIPASWSGCVGLKPTHTLVPYTGIGALGHTFDHVGPMTTTVADAGIVLEAIAGKDPLDPRQGAVPTQAYADAATDPRDPSALTVGVVEQGFGRDESDPAVDETVRDALGALEAAGATVEEVSVPLHRDGEAIFLGFATQETTDLFRSEGVGAFGTGFYDTAFAAAFGQGRREHGDTYPPFPKVEMVMGTYLKETYFGRYHARAQNLRRSLTSAYDEALGEYDVLAMPTTPMAAHEVVDDPSFLEGLDRAADMLGNTAPFDATGHPAINVPCGDAAGLPVGLQFVGEHFDDAAVLSAAATFEDAVGWDL from the coding sequence ATGGGAGATTCGACCCCGACAGAACTGTCGCCACCGAGCGCAGCGGAGATCGCGGCGATCGCCGACCGCATCGACATGCATCTCGACGACGAAGAGATTGAGGCGGTCGCAGCCGTAGCCGAGGGGATGATCGGCGCCTTCGAGCGCCTCGACCAGCTCGACGAGCCGACGCCCTCGGTGGACTATCCCGACCGCGACGCCGGGGAGCGAGTGTCGTCTGCTGACGACCCGCTCAACGCCTGGATCACCGCGTGCGAGGTTCCCGGCGCCGACGCTGGGCCGCTCGCCGGGTACGAAATCGGGTTGAAGGACAACGTCTCGGTCGCGGACGTGGAGTTGACGCTCGGCTCGTCGATGGTAGCGGGCTACGTCCCGGAGATCGACGCGACGATCGTGACCCGACTGCTCGACGCCGGCGCGACGATTACTGGCAAGCTAAATATGGAGGCGCTCGCCCTCTCGGCGAGCGGCGAACTCTCGGATTTCGGCCCCTGTCTCAACCCCCGTTCGACGGATCACCTCGCCGGCGGCTCCTCGAGCGGATCGGCGGCCGCGGTCGTCGCGGGCGACGTCGACGTCGCCATCGGCACCGACCAGGCGGGATCGATTCGCATTCCGGCCTCCTGGTCCGGCTGTGTGGGGCTGAAGCCGACGCACACGCTCGTTCCGTACACGGGGATCGGCGCGCTCGGTCACACGTTCGACCACGTCGGGCCGATGACGACTACCGTCGCTGACGCCGGCATCGTGCTTGAGGCGATCGCCGGAAAGGATCCGCTCGACCCGCGTCAGGGGGCAGTTCCCACGCAGGCGTACGCCGACGCCGCGACCGATCCGCGCGACCCATCGGCCCTGACCGTCGGCGTCGTCGAGCAGGGCTTCGGTCGCGACGAGAGCGATCCGGCCGTCGACGAGACGGTTCGTGACGCGCTGGGTGCCCTCGAGGCCGCGGGCGCGACCGTCGAGGAGGTCTCCGTCCCGCTCCACCGCGACGGCGAGGCGATCTTCCTCGGGTTCGCGACCCAGGAGACGACCGACCTCTTCCGCTCGGAGGGCGTCGGCGCCTTTGGAACGGGCTTTTACGACACGGCGTTCGCGGCGGCGTTCGGCCAGGGACGACGCGAGCACGGGGACACCTATCCCCCGTTCCCGAAGGTGGAGATGGTGATGGGAACCTACCTCAAAGAGACGTACTTCGGGCGCTATCACGCCAGAGCGCAGAACCTGCGCCGGTCGCTGACGAGCGCCTACGACGAGGCCCTCGGCGAGTACGACGTTCTCGCGATGCCGACGACGCCGATGGCCGCACACGAAGTCGTCGACGATCCGTCGTTCCTCGAGGGGCTCGACCGGGCGGCGGACATGCTCGGGAACACGGCGCCGTTCGACGCGACCGGGCACCCGGCCATCAACGTCCCGTGTGGCGATGCGGCGGGACTCCCCGTCGGTCTGCAGTTCGTTGGCGAGCACTTCGACGACGCGGCGGTTCTAAGCGCGGCCGCAACGTTCGAAGATGCCGTCGGTTGGGATCTGTAA
- a CDS encoding acyl-CoA synthetase, which translates to MASRAHYRFDEREWDDYEALREWFEWVIPDRFNVTRETVGHWATKTPDEPAVIAVDGGDEIRLTYRELYDRVGACASALASRGVDRGDRVAVNAPQRVETLVGHLAAWTLGAVSVPLSMRFGPDALAYRLGDCDVTAAIVDGSRLDAFARATHSDAVRTLSHVLVVDPPADADGVAAETTPFDAALAAEATDDGLTPVETAPDDDAMIIYTSGTTGDPKGVRHTHSFLLGHLPTAVTGFFNLDPQPVERFYTPVEWSWVGPLWAFCLPALYYGKTVVGDAGRFDPERVLELVDRYDVTRLLGPATVWRRLDAIETPRERFDTDSVSVVMSAGESMGERELETVEDCFAGAVVHEGYGQTEAMNLIMDCEALVPKRASKMGKPTPGVDVRIVDPETGEPTVPTGEVGEIAVQYGDGHPLCFEEYWNQPDRTAEKVRDGWLLTEDLGFVDEAGYVEFESRKDDVIICSGYRISPDELQETLVAHEAVANAGVVGVPDDDHGHVPKAVVVLEAGYDPSDELTETLQSYVKTELAMYEYPRVVEYRDELPTTGSGKVERSALTD; encoded by the coding sequence ATGGCTTCGAGAGCGCACTATCGCTTCGACGAGCGCGAGTGGGACGACTACGAGGCGCTTCGAGAGTGGTTCGAGTGGGTGATACCTGACCGGTTCAACGTCACACGGGAAACCGTCGGCCACTGGGCGACAAAGACGCCCGACGAACCGGCGGTTATCGCCGTCGACGGCGGCGACGAAATTCGCCTGACCTACCGCGAACTGTACGATCGCGTCGGCGCCTGCGCGAGCGCGCTGGCCAGCCGGGGCGTCGATCGCGGCGATCGCGTCGCCGTAAACGCGCCACAGCGCGTCGAGACGCTCGTCGGTCACCTCGCCGCGTGGACGCTCGGGGCGGTGTCGGTGCCGCTGTCGATGCGGTTCGGTCCCGACGCGCTCGCGTATCGCCTCGGCGACTGCGACGTTACCGCAGCGATCGTCGACGGCTCGCGTCTAGACGCGTTCGCCCGGGCGACCCACAGCGACGCCGTGAGGACACTGTCACACGTCCTGGTCGTCGACCCACCGGCGGACGCTGACGGCGTGGCCGCCGAAACGACGCCGTTCGACGCGGCGCTGGCGGCGGAGGCGACCGACGACGGGCTGACGCCGGTCGAAACGGCCCCAGACGACGACGCGATGATCATCTACACGAGCGGAACGACCGGCGATCCGAAGGGCGTCCGACACACCCACTCGTTCTTGCTCGGACACCTCCCGACGGCCGTGACCGGATTCTTCAACCTCGATCCCCAGCCGGTCGAACGGTTCTACACGCCGGTCGAGTGGTCGTGGGTCGGTCCGCTCTGGGCGTTCTGTCTCCCGGCGCTCTACTACGGAAAGACGGTCGTCGGAGACGCCGGTCGCTTCGATCCCGAACGCGTCCTCGAGCTGGTCGATCGCTACGACGTCACGCGCTTGCTCGGGCCGGCGACCGTCTGGCGCCGCCTCGATGCGATCGAGACGCCGCGCGAGCGGTTCGATACCGACAGCGTCAGCGTGGTGATGAGCGCCGGCGAGTCGATGGGCGAACGCGAACTCGAGACGGTCGAAGACTGCTTCGCCGGGGCGGTCGTCCACGAGGGGTACGGTCAGACGGAAGCGATGAATCTGATCATGGACTGTGAGGCGCTCGTTCCGAAACGCGCCTCGAAGATGGGCAAGCCGACACCCGGCGTCGACGTTCGGATCGTTGATCCGGAAACCGGCGAGCCGACCGTCCCGACCGGGGAGGTCGGGGAGATCGCCGTCCAATACGGAGACGGACACCCGCTGTGTTTCGAAGAGTACTGGAACCAGCCCGACAGAACGGCAGAGAAGGTCCGCGACGGGTGGTTGCTGACCGAAGACCTTGGGTTCGTCGACGAGGCGGGCTACGTCGAGTTCGAGAGTCGCAAGGACGACGTCATCATCTGTTCTGGCTACCGGATCAGCCCCGACGAACTCCAGGAGACGCTCGTCGCCCACGAGGCGGTTGCGAACGCGGGGGTCGTCGGCGTTCCCGACGACGACCACGGTCACGTCCCCAAGGCCGTCGTCGTCCTCGAGGCTGGCTACGACCCGTCGGACGAGCTGACCGAGACGCTCCAGTCGTACGTCAAGACGGAACTGGCGATGTACGAGTACCCGCGCGTCGTCGAGTACCGCGACGAGTTGCCGACGACCGGGTCGGGCAAGGTCGAACGGTCGGCGCTGACCGACTGA